One genomic window of Quercus robur chromosome 6, dhQueRobu3.1, whole genome shotgun sequence includes the following:
- the LOC126689018 gene encoding uncharacterized protein LOC126689018, translating into MWTSPLGVGCGHRRWAWRSWDVEIGVGRWVWRSAQRSVYGFVHLWCELFIYGSDFAGFCFGGGGVMGSEAGAVCLSFVAFLEGGGGGGFSGRETEAFLDGGGGGGFSGRETEEEN; encoded by the exons ATGTGGACATCGCCGTTGGGCGTGGGATGTGGACATCGCCGTTGGGCATGGAGGTCGTGGGATGTGGAGATTGGCGTTGGGCGTTGGGTGTGGAGATCGGCGCAGAGAtcggtttatgggtttgttcaTTTATGGTGCGAGTTGTTCATTTATGGGTCTGattttgctgggttttgttttggCGGTGGTGGGGTGATGGGCAGTGAAGCAGGGGCagtttgtttgagttttgtagCCTTTTTGGagggtggag gtggtggtggtttcaGTGGAAGAGAGACAGAGGCCTTTTTGGATGGTGGAGGCGGTGGTGGTTTCAGTGGAAGAGAGACGGAGGAAGAgaattaa
- the LOC126689017 gene encoding uncharacterized protein LOC126689017, translating to MEGIEHRTVNVNGINMHIAEKGQGPVILFIHGFPELWYSWRHQIIALASQGYRAVAPDLRGYGDTDAPPSITSYTCFHVVGDLIALLDAVAPDQDKVFVVGHDWGALIAWYLCLFRPDRVKALVNMSVVLSPRNPKRKPLDSLRAIYGNDYYICRFQEPGEIEAEFAQLGTATVLKEFLTYRNPGPLFLPIGKGFGHPPGAPIVLPSWLSEEDINYYASKFEKTGFTGGVNYYRDLDLNWELTAPWTGAQIKVPVKFIVGDLDLTYNSLGTKDYIHKGGFKRDVPLLEEVIVLEDVGHFIHEEKPDEINKHIYDFFQKF from the exons atggaggGCATAGAGCATAGAACAGTGAACGTGAATGGCATAAATATGCACATAGCTGAGAAAGGCCAAGGCCCAgtgattcttttcattcatgGTTTCCCTGAGCTTTGGTACTCATGGAGGCACCAGATCATAGCCTTAGCCTCACAAGGCTATCGAGCCGTGGCTCCTGACCTCCGTGGCTATGGTGACACGGATGCACCACCTTCTATCACCAGCTACACCTGTTTTCATGTGGTGGGAGACCTTATTGCCCTACTAGATGCTGTGGCACCTGATCAAGATAAGGTCTTTGTGGTTGGCCATGACTGGGGTGCTCTCATTGCTTGGTATTTATGCCTGTTTAGACCCGACCGTGTCAAGGCCTTGGTTAACATGAGCGTGGTTTTAAGCCCCAGGAACCCTAAAAGGAAACCCCTTGACTCCTTGAGAGCTATTTATGGAAATGACTATTACATATGCAGATTTCag GAGCCTGGGGAGATAGAAGCTGAGTTTGCCCAGCTTGGTACTGCAACAGTTCTCAAGGAATTCCTAACATACCGCAATCCAGGTCCACTTTTTCTACCTATAGGTAAAGGGTTTGGACATCCACCAGGTGCTCCAATTGTCTTGCCCTCTTGGTTGTCAGAGGAAGACATTAACTATTATGCCAGCAAATTTGAGAAGACAGGCTTCACTGGTGGTGTGAACTACTACCGAGATTTGGACTT AAATTGGGAACTCACTGCCCCCTGGACTGGGGCCCAAATAAAAGTGCCAGTTAAGTTCATTGTGGGTGACCTTGACCTGACTTATAATTCTCTAGGCACCAAGGATTACATACATAAGGGTGGGTTCAAGAGAGATGTCCCACTCCTGGAGGAGGTAATTGTATTGGAAGATGTTGGTCACTTTATCCATGAGGAAAAGCCTGATGAGATCAACAAGCACATTTATGACTTCTTTCAGAAGTTCTGA